The following are from one region of the Syngnathus acus chromosome 10, fSynAcu1.2, whole genome shotgun sequence genome:
- the cnpy3 gene encoding protein canopy homolog 3 — translation MSHRKQYQKNSFPKLLKGPNERVQQRPAGGMTLAARFWLLVSVTAAGTAAKHDGDDEWVHLPDKCEVCKFVSIEMKSAFDETGKTKEVIDRNYRFIDSRGAPPIKYVKSDLRFIEVVENVCQRLLEYNLHKERSGSNRFAKGMSETFSTLHGLVNKGVNVVMDIPYELWNETSAEVSDLKKRCDVLVEQYEDVIEDWYRGSQEEDLTTYLCEKHVLKGQDAACLKEEWAPKRKGDRAAIAQHNKKSEGVDSKKKREKKAKTAEPDARGIRSRESPSETKTEL, via the exons ATGAGCCATCGAAAGCAGTATCAAAAAAATTCGTTTCCTAAACTTCTTAAAGGACCAAACGAGCGAGTCCAACAAAGGCCGGCGGGCGGAATGACTTTAGCGGCTCGTTTTTGGCTTTTGGTGAGCGTCACTGCGGCCGGGACGGCGGCGAAGCACGACGGCGACGACGAGTGGGTGCACCTTCCGGACAAGTGTGAAG TGTGCAAGTTTGTCAGCATCGAGATGAAGTCCGCCTTCGACGAAACAGGAAAGACCAAGGAAGTCATCGACCGCAACTACCGTTTCATTGACAGCAGGGGAGCTCCGCCCATCAAATACGTCAAGTC TGACCTGCGCTTCATCGAGGTGGTGGAGAACGTGTGTCAGCGGCTCTTGGAGTACAACCTGCACAAGGAGAGAAGCGGTAGCAACCGCTTTGCCAAG GGCATGTCCGAGACCTTCTCCACGCTGCACGGCCTGGTCAATAAAGGCGTCAACGTGGTCATGGACATCCCGTACGAGCTGTGGAACGAGACCTCGGCGGAGGTGTCGGACCTCAAGAAGCGG TGTGACGTGTTGGTGGAGCAATACGAGGACGTGATTGAAGACTGGTACAGAGGCAGCCAGGAAGAAGACTTGACCACATACCTGTGCGAGAAGCACGTGCTCAAAGGACAGGACGCGG CCTGCTTGAAGGAGGAGTGGGCACCCAAAAGGAAGGGAGACCGGGCGGCTATCGCACAACACAACAAGAAGAGTGAAGGAGTTGatagcaagaaaaaaagggagaagAAAGCAAAGACGGCGGAGCCGGACGCGCGGGGGATTCGGTCCCGGGAGTCTCCATCTGAGACCAAGACGGAGCTGTGA